Proteins from a single region of Fusobacterium gonidiaformans ATCC 25563:
- a CDS encoding 2-phosphosulfolactate phosphatase, protein MKIDVFLTAEEVKQKEISNSNVIVIDVLRATSVMVTAIAHGVSKIYPYESIEEVREASLTSSCCILCGERKGLKIEGFDYGNSPLEYQTEKIKNREMFMTTTNGTRALSNIKGKNNKIWIASFLNISTVLSFLEKEEKDCIIVCAGTENHFSLDDALCAGMLVEKLENYEKTDIALALEQIAKTSINVKESLKNTKHYRYLKSIGLEKDLEFCCHLNTYPLLLEYKRETNSIFAVTK, encoded by the coding sequence ATGAAAATCGATGTATTCCTAACAGCAGAAGAAGTAAAACAAAAAGAAATTTCTAATAGTAATGTCATTGTTATTGATGTACTACGTGCAACTTCCGTTATGGTTACAGCAATCGCTCATGGAGTTTCAAAAATTTATCCCTATGAAAGCATAGAAGAAGTAAGAGAAGCATCTCTTACTTCTTCTTGTTGTATCTTATGTGGAGAAAGAAAAGGACTGAAAATTGAGGGATTTGATTATGGAAATTCTCCTTTAGAATATCAAACGGAAAAAATCAAAAATAGAGAAATGTTTATGACAACTACCAATGGAACTCGTGCCTTATCCAATATTAAAGGAAAAAATAATAAAATCTGGATTGCTTCCTTTTTAAATATTAGCACTGTACTTTCGTTTTTAGAAAAAGAAGAAAAAGATTGTATCATTGTTTGTGCAGGAACAGAAAATCATTTTTCCCTAGATGATGCTCTCTGTGCCGGAATGTTGGTAGAAAAATTAGAAAATTATGAAAAAACGGATATTGCCTTAGCTTTAGAACAAATTGCAAAAACTTCTATCAACGTAAAGGAAAGCTTAAAAAATACAAAACACTATCGCTATTTGAAAAGTATTGGTCTAGAAAAAGACTTAGAATTTTGTTGCCATTTAAATACATATCCTCTTCTTCTAGAATACAAAAGAGAAACAAATTCTATTTTTGCTGTCACAAAATAA
- a CDS encoding FGGY-family carbohydrate kinase encodes MEKYYIGFDAGTQSVKVAIYNLQLECVAEQNYPTHLYYPKAGWVEMNVNEYLVAVKQGIKDCVEQMKQKDLDVSKVRAIFGDGIICGIVGVNEEGEAITPYINYLDSRCQEDVENLSAQNLTIWAEETGNAVPNCMFPAMIARWILKNNLAFQKEGKKFMHNAPYVLSHLAGLNSKDAFIDWGTMSGWGLGFEVYKKAWSDKQLEILEIKREYMPKIVKPWKIIGSLTKEIAEFTGLPEGVSICAGAGDTMQSMLGCGLIDKNMAADVAGTCAMFCVSTDGIKPELSTRESGLIFNSGTLENTYFYWGFIRTGGLALRWYRDNLCKQEGVDEYFDILSQEAEKIPVGSNGVLFLPYLTGGNTEYVNACGCFLNMTMDTNQATLWKSVLEAIGYDYIGVTDTYRKAGVNLDQITITEGGSRSELWNQIKSDMLDAKVKTLQKAGGALITNILTAAYAVGDISNLKEALTSLLKIKKVYSPSEKNTKYYRNIYTLRKDLIQNKMQKTFEILKEIRE; translated from the coding sequence ATGGAAAAATACTATATAGGTTTTGATGCAGGAACACAGAGTGTGAAAGTTGCCATTTATAATTTACAACTAGAATGTGTAGCAGAGCAAAATTATCCCACTCATTTATATTATCCAAAAGCCGGTTGGGTAGAAATGAATGTCAATGAGTATTTAGTAGCTGTAAAACAGGGAATCAAAGACTGTGTGGAACAAATGAAACAAAAAGATTTGGATGTTTCCAAAGTCAGAGCTATTTTTGGAGATGGAATTATTTGTGGAATTGTTGGAGTTAACGAAGAAGGAGAAGCGATTACTCCATATATTAACTATTTAGACTCTCGTTGTCAGGAAGATGTAGAAAATCTATCTGCTCAAAATTTGACAATTTGGGCTGAAGAAACAGGAAATGCGGTGCCGAATTGTATGTTTCCTGCCATGATTGCTCGTTGGATTTTGAAAAATAACCTAGCTTTCCAAAAAGAAGGGAAAAAATTTATGCATAATGCTCCATATGTCCTAAGCCATTTGGCAGGTCTTAACTCAAAGGATGCTTTTATCGATTGGGGAACGATGTCCGGATGGGGACTAGGTTTTGAAGTTTATAAAAAAGCATGGTCAGACAAGCAATTAGAGATTTTAGAAATTAAAAGGGAATATATGCCGAAAATTGTGAAACCTTGGAAAATTATAGGTAGTTTAACCAAGGAAATTGCAGAATTTACAGGTTTACCAGAAGGAGTTTCCATTTGTGCAGGAGCAGGAGATACCATGCAATCGATGTTAGGCTGTGGTTTGATTGATAAAAATATGGCGGCAGATGTAGCCGGAACTTGTGCTATGTTTTGTGTCTCTACTGATGGAATAAAACCGGAATTAAGTACTCGGGAGTCCGGACTTATTTTTAACAGTGGAACTTTAGAAAATACTTATTTTTATTGGGGATTTATTCGAACAGGTGGCTTAGCTCTTCGATGGTATCGAGATAATCTTTGTAAACAAGAAGGAGTGGACGAATATTTTGATATTCTTTCCCAAGAAGCTGAAAAAATTCCGGTGGGATCCAATGGAGTGTTATTTCTACCTTATTTAACAGGAGGAAATACGGAATATGTAAATGCCTGTGGATGTTTTTTGAATATGACTATGGATACGAATCAAGCAACCTTATGGAAATCTGTCTTAGAAGCAATTGGATATGACTATATTGGAGTGACCGATACTTATCGAAAGGCAGGAGTGAATTTAGATCAAATCACGATTACAGAGGGCGGGAGTCGAAGTGAACTTTGGAATCAAATAAAATCAGATATGTTAGATGCTAAAGTAAAGACTTTACAAAAAGCAGGAGGAGCTTTGATTACGAATATCTTGACAGCTGCTTATGCGGTAGGAGACATTTCAAATTTAAAAGAAGCATTAACTTCTCTTTTGAAAATAAAAAAAGTATATAGCCCCTCTGAAAAAAACACAAAATACTACAGAAATATTTATACACTTAGAAAAGATTTAATTCAGAACAAAATGCAAAAAACTTTTGAAATTTTAAAAGAAATCAGAGAATAA
- the asnA gene encoding aspartate--ammonia ligase, with protein sequence MEYKSKLGLLDTEIAIKKVKDFFEKELSLELSLIRVSAPIFVRPESGLNDNLNGIERPVSFDVKAGDIAEIVHSLAKWKRMALYRYGIETYNGLYTDMNAIRRDEDPDAIHSYYVDQWDWEKIIKKEDRNVETLKHVVKGIYTVLRKTERYLRTQYPTLSKKLPEEITFVTTQELEDKYPNLTPKEREHAIAKEHKAVFLMKIGGTLASGEKHDGRAPDYDDWELNGDILVWYEPLQIGLELSSMGIRVDEESLERQLKIAGLEERKVFPFHQMVLNRELPYSIGGGIGQSRICMFFLEKIHIGEVQASIWPEEVRKECEEKNIILL encoded by the coding sequence ATGGAATACAAATCAAAATTAGGCTTATTAGACACCGAGATAGCTATCAAAAAAGTAAAGGACTTTTTTGAAAAAGAATTATCTCTAGAACTTTCTTTAATTCGAGTTTCTGCTCCTATCTTTGTGAGACCGGAAAGTGGATTGAATGATAACTTAAACGGAATTGAAAGACCCGTATCTTTCGATGTAAAAGCAGGAGATATCGCAGAAATTGTTCATTCTTTAGCAAAATGGAAAAGAATGGCTTTATATCGTTATGGTATTGAAACTTACAATGGTTTATATACAGATATGAATGCTATCCGTCGAGATGAGGATCCCGATGCGATTCACTCTTACTATGTAGATCAATGGGATTGGGAAAAAATTATAAAAAAAGAAGATCGAAATGTAGAAACTTTAAAACATGTTGTGAAAGGGATTTATACCGTTTTACGAAAAACAGAACGATATTTAAGAACGCAATATCCAACTCTTAGTAAAAAACTACCGGAAGAAATTACCTTTGTAACGACTCAAGAATTGGAAGATAAATATCCAAACTTAACTCCAAAAGAAAGAGAACACGCGATTGCAAAAGAACATAAAGCAGTTTTCTTAATGAAAATTGGTGGGACTTTAGCCTCCGGAGAAAAACATGACGGAAGAGCTCCTGACTATGATGACTGGGAACTAAATGGAGATATCTTAGTTTGGTATGAACCTTTACAAATTGGTTTAGAGCTTTCTTCTATGGGAATTCGTGTGGACGAAGAATCTTTGGAAAGACAACTAAAAATTGCCGGTTTAGAAGAAAGAAAAGTCTTTCCTTTCCACCAAATGGTTTTGAACAGAGAACTTCCTTATAGTATCGGTGGAGGGATTGGACAATCTAGAATCTGTATGTTCTTCTTAGAAAAAATTCATATTGGGGAAGTACAAGCTTCTATTTGGCCAGAAGAAGTTCGAAAAGAATGTGAAGAAAAAAATATTATTTTATTATAA
- a CDS encoding amino acid ABC transporter permease, whose protein sequence is MEYLQTLQEIFLAEDRYLYILNGLGFSVGVTLFAAILGVLLGILLALMKLSNSKILSKIALVYIDIVRGTPAVVQLMILANIIFVGALRETPILIVAGIAFGMNSGAYVAEIIRAGIEGLEKGQTEAGRALGLSYAQTMKFVIIPQAVKKILPALVSEFITLLKETSIVGFIGGVDLLRSANIITSQTYRGVEPLLAVGIIYLILTTIFTVLMRKVEKGLKVSD, encoded by the coding sequence GTGGAATATTTACAAACATTACAAGAAATTTTTTTAGCAGAAGACCGTTATCTTTATATTCTAAATGGATTGGGCTTCTCTGTCGGTGTTACTCTATTTGCAGCTATTTTGGGAGTTCTATTAGGAATTTTGTTAGCTCTTATGAAACTTTCTAATTCTAAAATACTTTCTAAAATAGCTCTTGTCTACATCGATATTGTTCGTGGAACACCTGCTGTGGTACAGTTGATGATTTTAGCAAATATTATCTTTGTAGGAGCTTTACGAGAAACCCCTATCCTTATTGTCGCTGGAATTGCTTTTGGAATGAACTCAGGAGCCTATGTTGCAGAAATTATCCGAGCCGGAATTGAAGGACTTGAAAAAGGACAAACGGAAGCAGGAAGAGCCTTAGGACTTAGTTATGCTCAAACGATGAAGTTTGTTATTATTCCACAAGCTGTGAAAAAAATTCTACCGGCTCTTGTCAGTGAGTTTATCACCTTATTAAAAGAAACTTCCATCGTTGGATTTATTGGCGGAGTGGATTTATTACGTTCTGCTAACATCATCACAAGTCAAACCTATCGAGGAGTGGAACCACTGTTAGCTGTTGGTATCATCTATTTAATCTTAACAACAATATTTACCGTTTTGATGAGAAAAGTAGAAAAGGGGTTGAAAGTAAGTGATTAG
- a CDS encoding IS30 family transposase, with amino-acid sequence MAQQQYTTKRRKGQHLTLIERGKIEAFLKINIPKIQIASEIGISIRTLYREINRGMVRGLLNSDYSTYDAYSAEFAHKKYLEAMKSKEGTLKIGKNRKLIEYVENSMLNDKNSPYVALEKAKKENIEVNICLKTLYNYIHKQLFINFSEEDMIYKKDRRKQEKIPKRIRKIGGRSIEERPEEINNRQEVGHFEADTVVGKRGTKEAILVLTDRKTRLEMVRKIPDKTAESVIKELSKIIIEYPGVIKSITSDNGSEFMRADKIEEENIAYYYAHSYSSWERGSNENNNKLIRRFIPKGTDISEVSEEEIKEIEKWMNDYPRKLFNGKSANEMYLSEFTKYFS; translated from the coding sequence ATGGCTCAACAACAGTATACAACAAAAAGAAGAAAAGGACAACATTTAACTTTAATTGAGAGAGGTAAAATTGAAGCTTTCTTAAAAATTAATATCCCTAAAATTCAAATTGCTTCTGAAATTGGTATTAGCATCAGAACTCTTTATCGCGAAATTAATAGAGGAATGGTTAGAGGTCTTCTTAATTCTGATTATTCTACTTATGACGCTTATTCTGCTGAGTTTGCGCATAAAAAATATTTGGAAGCTATGAAAAGTAAAGAAGGAACTCTAAAAATTGGGAAAAATCGTAAATTAATAGAATATGTCGAGAATTCTATGCTCAATGATAAAAATTCTCCATATGTTGCCTTAGAAAAAGCTAAAAAAGAAAATATAGAAGTAAACATCTGTTTAAAAACTCTATATAACTACATACATAAACAATTATTCATAAATTTTTCTGAAGAGGATATGATTTACAAAAAAGACAGAAGAAAACAAGAAAAAATCCCAAAAAGAATAAGAAAAATCGGTGGAAGAAGTATAGAAGAAAGACCAGAAGAAATAAATAATAGACAAGAAGTAGGACATTTTGAAGCTGATACTGTAGTAGGAAAAAGAGGGACAAAGGAAGCAATATTAGTATTAACTGATAGAAAAACAAGGCTAGAGATGGTAAGAAAGATCCCTGATAAAACAGCAGAAAGTGTAATAAAAGAACTAAGCAAGATAATAATAGAATATCCTGGAGTTATAAAAAGCATAACAAGTGATAATGGTAGCGAATTTATGAGAGCAGACAAAATAGAGGAAGAAAATATCGCATATTACTATGCGCATAGTTATAGCTCATGGGAGAGAGGCAGTAATGAAAATAATAACAAGCTGATAAGAAGATTCATTCCTAAAGGAACTGATATATCTGAAGTAAGTGAAGAAGAAATTAAAGAAATAGAAAAGTGGATGAATGATTATCCAAGGAAATTATTTAATGGAAAAAGTGCAAATGAAATGTATTTAAGTGAGTTTACAAAATATTTTTCATAA
- a CDS encoding tyrosine-type recombinase/integrase, producing the protein MDIIKTKEQDLVLPRRKKRAQEGRKNFFEIYKSPKTLQDYLFYLKDFLSFVYDGDGSFQQEEILPLMKGIEKEDVEQYIAHLLQERNMKKTSVNKVISAMKSLYKELEQYQVENPFRYVKLFKTTRNLDNILKISSNDIKKIIEQFQVKNEKDYRNLMILYTLYYTGMRSDELLHMEFRHLMNREGSYFLKLEKTKSGREQYKPLHPALMEKLQEYKKEMKALYQLEEEDLQNHFVFCSHFDKNKALSYRALYDLIKSLGLSIEKEMSPHNIRHAIATELSLNGADLVEIRDFLGHADTKVTEVYINAKSILEKRVLNKIPDIMEEKNSSSSK; encoded by the coding sequence ATGGATATTATCAAAACAAAGGAACAAGATTTAGTTCTTCCACGAAGAAAAAAGAGAGCACAAGAGGGAAGAAAAAATTTTTTTGAAATCTATAAATCTCCTAAAACTTTACAGGACTATTTATTCTATTTAAAAGATTTTTTATCCTTTGTTTATGACGGAGATGGAAGTTTTCAGCAAGAAGAAATATTACCTTTAATGAAAGGTATCGAAAAAGAAGATGTAGAGCAATATATCGCTCATTTGCTACAAGAAAGAAATATGAAAAAAACATCTGTGAATAAGGTAATCTCTGCCATGAAATCTTTGTATAAAGAGTTAGAACAATATCAAGTAGAAAATCCTTTTCGTTATGTGAAACTTTTTAAAACAACTCGTAATTTGGATAACATTTTAAAAATTTCTTCCAATGACATCAAAAAAATTATCGAACAATTTCAAGTAAAGAATGAAAAGGATTATCGAAATTTAATGATACTCTATACTTTGTATTATACAGGGATGCGAAGTGATGAACTTTTACATATGGAATTTCGTCATTTAATGAATCGAGAGGGGAGTTACTTTCTAAAATTAGAAAAGACAAAATCAGGAAGAGAGCAGTATAAGCCTTTGCACCCTGCTTTAATGGAAAAATTACAGGAATATAAAAAAGAGATGAAAGCCTTGTATCAATTAGAGGAAGAAGATTTACAAAATCATTTTGTTTTTTGTAGTCATTTTGATAAGAATAAGGCTCTTTCTTATCGAGCACTCTATGATTTGATTAAATCATTAGGGCTTTCTATTGAAAAAGAAATGAGTCCTCATAATATTCGTCACGCCATTGCCACAGAGCTATCTTTAAATGGAGCCGATTTAGTAGAAATTCGAGATTTTTTAGGACACGCCGACACGAAGGTAACAGAAGTTTATATCAATGCGAAATCAATTTTAGAAAAGAGAGTATTGAATAAAATTCCAGATATTATGGAAGAAAAAAATAGCTCCTCTTCGAAATAA
- a CDS encoding basic amino acid ABC transporter substrate-binding protein yields the protein MKIMKYVGIGMGMMLLSMVAFGKTLYVGTNAEFAPFEYLEKGKVTGFDMELMNALAKEMKMDVKIENMAFDGLLPALQMKKVDVVIAGMTETPERKKAVSFTKPYFKAKQVIITKKGKDIKDFKELSGKKVGVMLGFTGDAVVSDIKGAKVQRFDTTYSAVMALEKGKVDAVVADSEPAKKYIASYKDLAIASAKAEEEDYAIAVRKNDKALLDNLNKALVKVKSNGTYDALLKKYFK from the coding sequence ATGAAAATAATGAAGTATGTAGGAATTGGTATGGGAATGATGCTATTATCTATGGTAGCTTTTGGAAAAACACTTTATGTGGGGACAAATGCAGAGTTTGCTCCTTTTGAATACTTAGAAAAAGGAAAAGTAACCGGTTTCGATATGGAGCTTATGAATGCTCTAGCAAAAGAAATGAAAATGGATGTAAAAATAGAAAATATGGCATTTGATGGATTGTTGCCGGCATTGCAAATGAAAAAAGTAGATGTCGTTATCGCAGGAATGACAGAAACGCCAGAAAGAAAAAAAGCAGTTTCTTTTACAAAACCATATTTCAAAGCAAAACAAGTGATTATTACGAAAAAAGGAAAAGATATCAAAGATTTTAAAGAACTTTCTGGAAAAAAGGTAGGAGTTATGCTTGGTTTTACAGGAGATGCCGTAGTGAGTGATATTAAAGGAGCAAAGGTACAACGATTTGATACTACTTACTCAGCTGTTATGGCATTGGAAAAAGGAAAAGTAGATGCTGTTGTTGCAGATTCTGAACCTGCTAAAAAATATATTGCAAGTTATAAAGATTTGGCAATTGCTTCTGCAAAAGCAGAAGAAGAAGATTATGCAATTGCCGTACGAAAAAATGACAAAGCTTTACTAGATAACTTAAACAAAGCCTTAGTGAAAGTAAAATCTAATGGAACTTATGATGCTTTACTAAAAAAATATTTTAAATAA
- a CDS encoding amino acid ABC transporter ATP-binding protein, translated as MIRVKHLDKNFGNLKVLKDISVEIEKGDIVAIIGPSGSGKSTFLRCINRLEEPSAGHIFIDEEDLMDENVDINQIRAKVGMVFQHFNLFPHMTVLENLTLAPIQIKNIAQKEAEEKAKLLLNKVGLLDKASSYPNQLSGGQKQRIAIARALAMEPELILFDEPTSALDPEMIKEVLDVMRDLAKEGMTMMIVTHEMGFAKNVANRVLFMDQGTILEDCHPKELFENPKSDRVKDFLNKVLNK; from the coding sequence GTGATTAGAGTTAAACATTTAGATAAAAACTTTGGAAATTTGAAAGTATTAAAAGATATTTCAGTAGAAATTGAAAAAGGAGATATTGTTGCAATTATCGGTCCTTCGGGAAGTGGAAAATCTACATTTCTTCGTTGTATCAATCGTTTAGAGGAACCAAGTGCCGGTCATATTTTTATTGATGAAGAAGATCTAATGGATGAAAACGTGGATATCAATCAAATTCGAGCAAAAGTAGGAATGGTATTCCAGCATTTTAATTTATTTCCACATATGACGGTATTGGAAAATTTGACTTTAGCTCCCATTCAAATTAAAAATATAGCACAAAAGGAAGCCGAAGAAAAAGCAAAGCTTTTATTAAATAAAGTAGGATTATTAGACAAAGCCTCTTCTTATCCAAATCAATTATCCGGAGGGCAAAAACAAAGAATTGCCATTGCGAGAGCTTTAGCCATGGAACCTGAATTGATTTTATTCGATGAGCCAACTTCAGCATTGGATCCTGAAATGATTAAAGAGGTATTAGATGTTATGAGAGACTTAGCCAAAGAAGGAATGACTATGATGATAGTAACTCATGAAATGGGGTTTGCAAAAAATGTAGCAAATCGAGTATTATTTATGGATCAAGGTACTATCTTAGAAGATTGCCATCCAAAAGAATTGTTTGAAAATCCAAAAAGTGATCGTGTAAAAGACTTTTTAAATAAGGTATTAAATAAATAG